The following coding sequences lie in one Agarivorans sp. Alg241-V36 genomic window:
- a CDS encoding zinc ribbon domain-containing protein YjdM — translation MSDLPPCPECESAYVYQDGSLLICPECAHEWNPNEVVVDPDAIILKDAVGNLLAEDDKVTLIKDLKVKGSSLVLKVGTKAVIKRFVDADHDIDCKVDGHGHMMLKSKFVRKQS, via the coding sequence ATGAGCGATCTGCCTCCATGCCCAGAATGTGAATCAGCCTATGTATACCAAGATGGTTCACTACTTATTTGCCCTGAATGCGCGCATGAGTGGAACCCGAACGAAGTGGTTGTTGACCCTGATGCCATTATCTTAAAAGATGCAGTAGGCAACTTACTGGCAGAAGACGACAAAGTTACCTTGATTAAAGACTTGAAAGTGAAAGGATCGTCGCTAGTGTTAAAAGTAGGCACTAAAGCTGTGATTAAACGCTTTGTCGATGCCGACCACGACATCGACTGTAAGGTAGATGGCCACGGCCACATGATGCTGAAATCTAAATTTGTTAGAAAACAAAGCTAG
- a CDS encoding AraC family transcriptional regulator, whose product MFRQEIKQLIDSRISDEGMVETGVKGVRLFKVTTAIPCAPAVYEPTVVVIVSGKKEAIVEGNRYVYDNSQYLCCTMSMPVEAGTPEASPEEPLLGVYISLDTKVMTELAIEMESAAAVIKHPKNNAQSLSLASWDNTFSDALLRLLQLGDSSRDTAILGNSRLREFYYAVLKGEAGISARRAFGVGNEIARSIEYLSARLSENVTIDQLASQVSMSRAVFHRKFKQATMMSPIQFMKSMRLNQAAMNIASGKNVSEAAMAVGYVSSSQFSREFKRMYGQSPKQWSQSKDLLESIA is encoded by the coding sequence ATGTTCAGACAAGAAATAAAGCAGCTGATAGACAGTCGCATCAGTGATGAAGGAATGGTTGAAACCGGGGTAAAAGGCGTTCGCTTGTTTAAAGTAACCACGGCAATCCCTTGTGCGCCAGCGGTTTATGAGCCAACTGTTGTGGTTATTGTAAGTGGTAAGAAAGAGGCGATAGTAGAGGGTAATCGCTATGTTTACGATAACAGCCAATACCTGTGTTGCACTATGTCTATGCCGGTGGAAGCAGGCACACCAGAAGCCTCGCCAGAGGAGCCTTTACTCGGTGTGTACATCTCTCTTGATACCAAAGTAATGACCGAGCTCGCGATAGAGATGGAAAGCGCAGCTGCAGTGATAAAACACCCCAAAAATAACGCTCAAAGTCTATCGCTGGCTAGCTGGGATAACACTTTCTCTGATGCCTTATTAAGACTGCTGCAACTAGGCGATAGCTCAAGAGATACTGCCATTTTGGGTAATAGTCGTTTACGTGAATTCTACTATGCAGTGTTAAAAGGAGAAGCGGGTATCTCGGCGCGGCGAGCCTTTGGTGTTGGCAACGAAATTGCCCGCTCTATAGAGTATTTGTCTGCTCGCTTAAGCGAAAATGTCACCATAGACCAGCTAGCTTCTCAAGTGAGCATGAGCAGAGCGGTGTTTCATCGTAAGTTTAAACAAGCGACGATGATGTCGCCGATCCAGTTTATGAAGTCAATGCGATTGAACCAAGCTGCCATGAACATTGCCTCGGGTAAAAATGTAAGTGAAGCGGCAATGGCAGTGGGCTATGTTAGTTCATCTCAATTTAGTCGCGAGTTTAAGCGCATGTATGGCCAATCACCTAAACAGTGGAGCCAATCAAAAGACCTGTTAGAGAGCATCGCTTAA
- a CDS encoding GDSL-type esterase/lipase family protein — protein sequence MAINKVLCFGDSNTWGYSPNTGQRMPANSRWPGIMASLLGEAYQIIEAGQPGRTTYPNSPDFGLSRGIEALLQDTNKHQPDCLVLMLGTNDLYPDFQLTAEQISDKLERMIIELGQHCVNQGITSPKVLLLAPPAIDETGPFGQHFKGSQAKSQQLAGFLEAKASRLNCAFFDVNSIIKVDQQDGVHLSPEQHKQLAEALAAKLAFICQ from the coding sequence TTGGCAATCAATAAAGTACTGTGTTTTGGCGACTCTAATACTTGGGGTTACTCCCCTAATACTGGGCAACGAATGCCTGCAAACTCTCGTTGGCCTGGCATTATGGCAAGCTTGCTTGGCGAGGCTTACCAAATTATTGAAGCTGGACAACCCGGCAGAACCACCTACCCCAACTCACCAGACTTTGGTTTAAGCCGCGGTATAGAAGCCTTATTGCAAGACACCAATAAACACCAGCCAGACTGCTTAGTATTGATGTTGGGCACTAATGATCTATATCCAGATTTTCAGCTTACCGCAGAGCAGATAAGTGACAAGCTTGAGCGCATGATTATTGAGCTAGGCCAGCACTGTGTAAACCAAGGAATAACAAGCCCAAAAGTATTGTTACTTGCTCCACCAGCAATAGATGAAACAGGCCCTTTCGGTCAGCACTTTAAAGGCTCGCAAGCTAAGTCTCAGCAACTTGCTGGCTTCCTCGAAGCGAAAGCAAGTAGGCTTAACTGCGCGTTTTTTGATGTAAACAGCATTATTAAAGTTGATCAGCAAGACGGCGTTCATTTAAGCCCTGAGCAACATAAGCAACTTGCTGAAGCTCTTGCGGCAAAGCTGGCGTTCATTTGCCAGTAA
- a CDS encoding AraC family transcriptional regulator: protein MLKPVNISSSNNLTPFLNYFDQKGIEWQKVAAQYDFPEDIKLGNYWLPSSQVMGFLHAMVQHSKRNIGYEVGRLITLDQISPQLLAGFSCCKTLDQASHRLIEMMPSLNNYVVVWPQNIGGRWFLCHRGSYHPSLPGYDQAEWFRTFALISLCRRFLGSQWEPESVFMSFPEHLARSVLHTTQSKNFSFDHEFGAVEVPLSATFTPIENKLRKSDWLVTITALIETYAGLPWFNLDWLAALVGSSSRSLQRQFAAKGQSFRYLRDQARSLLACEMLKANLTPFETAWRCGYSDLSNFNRAFKGWHNQTPAQYQRSHKGGE from the coding sequence ATGCTTAAGCCCGTAAATATTAGCAGTTCCAACAATCTTACGCCGTTTCTTAACTACTTCGACCAAAAAGGGATTGAGTGGCAAAAAGTAGCTGCGCAATATGATTTTCCTGAAGACATTAAGCTTGGCAATTATTGGCTTCCATCTTCGCAGGTTATGGGCTTTCTTCACGCTATGGTTCAACATAGCAAAAGAAACATTGGCTATGAAGTAGGAAGGCTAATCACACTAGATCAAATATCTCCGCAATTATTAGCGGGTTTCAGTTGTTGTAAAACCTTAGACCAAGCTAGCCATCGCTTAATAGAAATGATGCCTAGCTTAAACAACTACGTTGTTGTGTGGCCTCAAAACATAGGCGGTAGGTGGTTTTTATGTCATCGCGGTTCTTACCATCCTTCTCTACCAGGTTACGACCAAGCCGAGTGGTTCAGAACCTTCGCGTTAATTTCGCTATGTAGGCGTTTCTTAGGTAGTCAGTGGGAGCCTGAATCTGTATTTATGAGCTTCCCCGAGCATTTGGCTAGAAGTGTATTACATACCACTCAATCTAAGAATTTTAGTTTTGATCATGAATTTGGTGCAGTAGAAGTTCCATTGTCGGCGACTTTTACTCCAATTGAAAACAAGCTTAGAAAAAGTGATTGGTTAGTAACCATCACAGCCTTAATTGAAACTTATGCAGGATTACCATGGTTTAATCTTGATTGGTTAGCAGCATTGGTGGGAAGCTCATCTCGTTCATTACAAAGGCAGTTTGCGGCTAAAGGTCAATCATTCCGTTACTTAAGAGATCAAGCAAGAAGCCTTCTTGCTTGTGAGATGCTAAAAGCAAATTTAACACCATTTGAAACCGCTTGGCGTTGCGGTTATAGCGATCTATCTAACTTTAACCGTGCTTTTAAGGGGTGGCATAACCAAACTCCGGCTCAGTATCAGCGTAGTCACAAGGGTGGGGAATAA
- a CDS encoding amidohydrolase family protein — translation MKSSIRIITLPIAILLATNNLYAADYDLVIKGGHVVDPETGLSDTRNIGINKGTIAAISSDSLSGKTVIDASDHIVSPGFIDLHHHGQNIAGYRMQAQQGVTTALELESGILPIGDWYETQAQKSLPINYGASAAWTFARIATFTDSEPEANLQYFQSMQGLNNWKKEVASPEQLEKIMAYVEQGLNEGAIGIGINAGYAPGYGQKEYYALSKLAAQHEVATYTHVRYASMLEPGSSFEAIQELIANSALTGAKMHINHINSTSLRDIDATLELFDEATANGFHVTAGAYPWGAASTVVGAAMFSGPEWKERLGYQEESIQMGTERLNNDQLLEAQKEQPGSIINWHFLDEAIPSELSALDKSIIHPNVLIESDSMPWMLIEDGKISYYEGDDWPIPSEAFAHPRSSGTFTKILGSYVRERGLLSVEEAIRKMSYMPATVLDGFVPQMEKKGRIQVGMDADIVIFDLNTVDNQATYQVPAAISTGIDSVLVNGEFVVKNGQLLTDAAPGKAIRREVLSK, via the coding sequence ATGAAGTCATCTATACGAATAATAACCTTACCCATCGCCATATTGTTAGCTACCAACAACCTATATGCCGCTGACTACGACCTAGTAATAAAAGGTGGGCATGTAGTTGACCCAGAAACAGGCCTTAGTGATACACGCAATATTGGTATTAACAAGGGAACTATTGCTGCTATCTCAAGTGATTCGCTGAGCGGAAAGACAGTGATTGATGCTAGCGACCACATCGTTTCTCCTGGCTTTATCGACTTACACCACCACGGCCAGAACATTGCAGGCTATCGCATGCAAGCTCAGCAGGGCGTAACTACTGCATTAGAATTAGAATCTGGTATTTTACCTATTGGTGACTGGTATGAAACACAAGCTCAGAAAAGCTTACCAATTAACTATGGAGCGTCAGCTGCTTGGACGTTTGCTCGTATTGCTACCTTTACCGACAGTGAGCCAGAAGCGAACCTTCAGTATTTCCAAAGTATGCAAGGGTTAAACAACTGGAAAAAAGAAGTGGCTAGCCCAGAACAGTTGGAAAAGATAATGGCTTATGTTGAGCAAGGCTTAAATGAAGGCGCTATTGGCATAGGTATTAATGCTGGTTACGCACCAGGCTACGGTCAAAAAGAGTACTATGCGTTGTCGAAGTTAGCTGCTCAACACGAGGTAGCAACATATACTCACGTTCGCTATGCCAGCATGTTAGAACCCGGCAGCAGCTTTGAAGCCATTCAAGAGCTTATTGCAAACTCTGCTTTAACTGGTGCCAAAATGCATATCAATCACATTAACAGCACATCCCTTAGAGATATTGACGCGACCTTAGAACTGTTTGATGAAGCAACTGCAAATGGGTTTCATGTAACCGCTGGTGCTTATCCCTGGGGCGCAGCTAGCACTGTAGTGGGCGCAGCTATGTTTAGTGGCCCAGAATGGAAGGAACGCTTAGGCTATCAAGAAGAAAGTATTCAGATGGGCACCGAGCGCCTTAACAATGATCAATTGCTTGAAGCTCAAAAAGAGCAACCTGGGTCAATAATTAATTGGCACTTTCTTGATGAAGCGATACCTAGTGAATTGTCAGCACTAGACAAGTCAATTATCCACCCAAATGTACTAATTGAATCAGATTCCATGCCTTGGATGTTAATCGAAGACGGTAAAATTAGTTACTACGAAGGGGATGACTGGCCGATACCAAGTGAAGCCTTTGCACATCCTCGCTCCAGCGGTACTTTCACAAAAATCTTGGGCTCTTATGTAAGAGAGCGTGGCTTATTAAGTGTTGAAGAAGCCATAAGAAAAATGAGTTACATGCCTGCTACTGTTCTTGATGGGTTTGTTCCACAAATGGAGAAAAAGGGCCGTATTCAAGTCGGAATGGATGCAGATATTGTTATATTTGACCTTAACACTGTAGATAACCAAGCTACCTACCAAGTGCCTGCGGCCATTTCTACTGGTATAGATAGCGTGTTAGTAAACGGTGAATTTGTGGTGAAGAATGGGCAATTGCTTACTGATGCTGCCCCAGGTAAAGCTATTCGCAGAGAAGTGCTTAGCAAATAG
- a CDS encoding DUF3299 domain-containing protein has product MFAKLSGMLLFLASLNASSAELIEWKDLIPAATQTVELPALTQEQVTHLYRVLKLKNSQQSRDLTTDELNEYQQSQITVQQSGFTAEELLSLREKALEIEQQRLASVRANLNLKNVTIPGYVVPLEFDGVRTTKFLLVPFAGACIHTPPPPANQTIIVEIEQGFALKDLYQVITVTGDISTFEQRLPISYVDGTDDVSTGYSMTALHVNYM; this is encoded by the coding sequence ATGTTTGCAAAACTAAGTGGCATGTTGTTGTTTTTGGCGAGCCTAAATGCTTCGTCGGCGGAACTTATTGAATGGAAGGACCTGATACCAGCGGCCACTCAAACCGTCGAACTGCCAGCGTTAACCCAAGAGCAGGTGACTCATTTATACCGAGTGCTAAAACTTAAAAATAGCCAACAGAGCAGAGACTTAACAACTGATGAGTTAAACGAATATCAACAAAGCCAAATAACGGTTCAACAATCTGGTTTTACTGCTGAAGAATTACTTAGCTTAAGAGAAAAAGCACTGGAAATAGAACAGCAACGTTTGGCAAGTGTAAGGGCTAACTTAAACCTTAAAAACGTCACAATCCCTGGTTATGTAGTGCCTTTAGAGTTCGACGGTGTGCGAACAACCAAGTTCTTATTGGTGCCATTTGCTGGGGCATGCATCCATACACCTCCTCCACCGGCAAACCAAACAATAATTGTAGAAATAGAGCAAGGCTTTGCGCTTAAAGATCTGTATCAGGTTATCACTGTAACCGGAGATATTAGTACTTTTGAGCAAAGACTACCGATTAGCTATGTAGACGGTACAGACGATGTAAGCACTGGCTACAGCATGACGGCTTTACACGTGAACTACATGTAA
- a CDS encoding SulP family inorganic anion transporter → MNIKGDLFGGVTTAIVSLPMALAFGVASGAGPQAGLWGAILVGLFAALFGGSRTLISEPTGPMTVVMAAVLTTMIAKHPENGPAMAFTVVMMAGLFQIALGALKLGKYITLMPYSVISGFMSGVGVILVILQLAPFLGQSTPAGGALGTIQAIPDLIRNMHFGEFLLGLMTLGALLFMPNKYKKIIPPQLVALVAVTLVSMLLFSDEGIRRIGEIPSGLPSIIWPTFSWGLLSEMLVDALVLGTLGCIDTLLTAVIADSLTRKEHDSNRELMGQGIANTVSGLFGGLPGAGATMGTVVNIQVGGRSPLSGIVRALILLLVVLWLAPLTQPIPLAVLAGIAMYVGLNILDWSFIKRAHRVSLVPTCIMYGVLFLTVFVDLIYAVGIGVFLANVITIEKLSRVQEKNVKAISDADDGVPLDDSERLLLDQAKGQLLFFYLSGPMIFGVSKAIARQHAAVEQYKVMVLDLSAVPMIDVTVALALENAMRDALDAGCEVFLYSPNEQTMEQLEKIQIRDWIDEEHIVDSRTDALEKGLAVVQRIDAEAEVEQQGSAI, encoded by the coding sequence ATGAACATTAAGGGCGATCTGTTTGGTGGTGTTACCACCGCGATTGTCTCATTACCAATGGCCTTGGCATTTGGTGTTGCGTCGGGAGCAGGGCCGCAAGCAGGTCTTTGGGGCGCTATCTTAGTGGGCTTGTTTGCCGCCTTATTTGGTGGCTCGCGCACCTTGATCTCGGAGCCAACCGGGCCGATGACAGTAGTCATGGCGGCGGTGCTTACCACCATGATAGCCAAACACCCAGAAAATGGACCTGCCATGGCATTTACTGTAGTGATGATGGCAGGACTATTCCAAATCGCTCTTGGCGCACTTAAGCTAGGCAAGTACATTACCTTGATGCCTTACAGCGTTATCTCCGGCTTTATGTCTGGCGTGGGGGTAATTCTGGTTATTCTTCAATTAGCACCCTTTCTAGGTCAATCCACTCCCGCTGGTGGAGCCTTGGGAACCATACAGGCGATTCCCGACCTCATTCGCAATATGCACTTTGGCGAGTTCCTACTGGGGTTAATGACCTTAGGTGCACTTTTGTTCATGCCTAATAAATACAAAAAAATCATTCCGCCGCAGCTAGTTGCGCTGGTGGCAGTGACTTTAGTATCCATGCTGCTATTTAGTGATGAGGGCATTCGCCGTATTGGAGAGATCCCAAGCGGTTTGCCATCGATTATTTGGCCAACCTTTTCATGGGGTCTGCTCAGCGAGATGCTAGTTGATGCCTTAGTGCTAGGGACTCTAGGCTGCATCGATACGCTACTAACCGCTGTAATTGCCGACAGCCTTACACGTAAAGAGCACGATTCTAACCGCGAGTTAATGGGGCAGGGCATTGCCAATACCGTTTCAGGTTTGTTTGGCGGCCTGCCTGGTGCGGGCGCTACTATGGGAACTGTAGTTAACATTCAGGTTGGAGGGCGTTCCCCACTCTCTGGCATAGTACGAGCCTTAATCTTGCTGTTAGTGGTGCTGTGGTTAGCGCCACTTACTCAGCCTATCCCACTAGCCGTGTTGGCTGGTATTGCCATGTATGTGGGTCTAAATATTCTTGATTGGAGCTTTATCAAACGCGCCCACCGGGTATCTTTAGTTCCAACCTGCATCATGTATGGCGTGCTGTTTCTTACGGTATTTGTCGATTTGATCTACGCGGTAGGCATTGGGGTATTTCTCGCTAACGTTATTACTATCGAAAAACTGAGTCGGGTGCAGGAGAAAAACGTTAAGGCAATATCCGATGCCGACGACGGTGTGCCGCTAGATGACTCAGAACGTCTATTGTTAGATCAAGCCAAGGGCCAATTGTTGTTTTTCTACCTCTCTGGGCCAATGATTTTTGGTGTATCAAAAGCCATTGCCAGACAACACGCAGCAGTAGAACAATATAAGGTAATGGTGTTAGATCTTAGTGCAGTTCCAATGATCGACGTTACCGTTGCATTAGCATTAGAAAACGCCATGCGAGATGCATTAGATGCTGGCTGTGAAGTATTCCTCTACAGCCCTAACGAGCAAACCATGGAGCAGTTGGAAAAAATCCAAATCCGCGACTGGATAGATGAAGAGCATATTGTTGATAGCCGCACCGACGCCTTAGAAAAAGGGCTAGCAGTAGTGCAGCGTATTGACGCTGAGGCAGAAGTTGAGCAGCAAGGCTCGGCGATTTAA
- a CDS encoding DUF4345 family protein, producing the protein MRAAIMIETSLLLRGIGIALIIAGIVLVANPELVSNKAIPDNTFEAIERRIWWGLLIGFGCLLMFHHQLQPWVTSLAAASASLMFGLLVARLIGIMLDGSVAKQWLNVGIELILLVPLVWWYLSVRA; encoded by the coding sequence ATGAGAGCAGCAATAATGATAGAAACTAGCTTACTGTTAAGAGGCATTGGTATCGCATTGATCATTGCTGGCATTGTACTGGTAGCCAATCCCGAATTAGTCAGTAACAAGGCTATTCCTGACAATACCTTTGAAGCGATTGAACGGAGAATATGGTGGGGCTTGCTAATTGGCTTTGGTTGTTTGCTGATGTTTCATCATCAATTGCAACCTTGGGTGACAAGCCTGGCTGCCGCCAGCGCATCACTAATGTTTGGCCTACTTGTGGCAAGACTTATAGGAATAATGCTAGATGGCTCTGTGGCCAAACAGTGGCTAAACGTAGGTATAGAATTGATATTGTTAGTGCCTTTAGTGTGGTGGTACCTAAGCGTTCGCGCCTAA
- a CDS encoding amidohydrolase family protein, producing MIKKKLLMLGNIMVMSLAVVIVFWSPSGVASENSILITNVKIFNGKSGDLIENHGVLIENNQIVKLVPDSEEADYKVVIDGKNGYLTPGLIDVHSHAVMGADQGDFFNGDPNYIQLFAAKEMDEMLMRGVTTIRDAGGNAFALKKAIDNGVVKGPRIYPSGAVISQYSGHADFRPSNPSRLPKEWGGPLAPGEAEGHVLIANGKDQVIAAVRQQLFLGATQIKLAVGGGVSSFTDPLYVNEYSDEEIKAAVEAAADYGTYIQVHVFNDIGTQRAIEAGAKTIEHGHLLSEETLKLMAKKDVFLSTQVQVLAQLKPLYTDPIRKWKLEQALKGMDNMFKMAKKHNVKVAFGTDLLFSYEGRKKQLHDLTLRKEWYDSSEIMIQATGNGGEVVGLTGLRNPYGKLGVIEEGAMADLLIYKVNPLEDVSIVEDYENNLQLIIKDGQIYKNTL from the coding sequence ATGATTAAAAAGAAGTTACTTATGCTAGGTAATATAATGGTTATGAGTTTAGCCGTTGTTATTGTATTTTGGTCGCCCAGTGGAGTCGCGTCGGAAAACTCTATACTTATTACCAACGTCAAAATCTTTAACGGAAAATCTGGTGATTTGATCGAGAATCATGGTGTATTAATTGAAAATAATCAGATAGTTAAATTGGTTCCTGATAGCGAAGAAGCCGACTATAAGGTAGTGATTGACGGTAAGAATGGTTATTTAACGCCTGGTCTAATTGATGTTCATTCACATGCTGTAATGGGTGCTGACCAAGGTGATTTTTTTAATGGTGATCCTAACTACATTCAGCTATTTGCCGCTAAGGAAATGGATGAGATGTTGATGCGCGGTGTTACAACTATAAGAGATGCTGGAGGGAACGCATTTGCGTTAAAAAAAGCTATCGACAACGGGGTGGTTAAGGGGCCAAGAATCTATCCTTCTGGGGCAGTAATTTCTCAATACTCTGGGCACGCTGACTTTAGACCATCAAATCCTAGTCGGCTTCCCAAAGAGTGGGGCGGACCTCTAGCGCCAGGGGAAGCAGAAGGACATGTTCTTATTGCTAATGGCAAAGATCAAGTTATTGCAGCGGTTAGGCAGCAATTATTCCTTGGTGCTACTCAAATAAAGTTAGCCGTTGGAGGCGGTGTATCATCGTTTACTGATCCGCTATATGTAAATGAGTATTCAGATGAAGAAATTAAAGCAGCTGTAGAGGCTGCGGCTGATTACGGTACCTACATACAAGTACATGTATTTAATGACATAGGCACGCAACGAGCAATTGAAGCTGGAGCCAAGACCATAGAACATGGGCACCTTCTTAGCGAAGAAACGCTCAAACTAATGGCAAAGAAAGATGTTTTTTTAAGTACTCAAGTTCAAGTTCTAGCTCAGTTAAAGCCTCTATATACCGATCCAATTAGAAAATGGAAACTCGAGCAAGCTTTAAAAGGAATGGACAACATGTTTAAGATGGCTAAAAAGCATAATGTCAAAGTTGCCTTTGGAACTGATTTGTTATTTTCTTATGAAGGCCGGAAGAAACAACTACATGATTTAACGTTAAGAAAAGAATGGTATGACTCAAGTGAAATCATGATTCAAGCAACAGGAAACGGTGGTGAAGTTGTAGGGCTTACAGGATTACGCAACCCCTACGGAAAGCTTGGCGTTATTGAGGAAGGAGCTATGGCTGATTTGTTGATCTACAAAGTAAATCCTCTTGAGGATGTAAGTATTGTCGAAGACTATGAGAATAATCTTCAGTTAATTATCAAAGATGGTCAGATTTATAAAAATACACTTTAG
- a CDS encoding ATP-binding protein, which translates to MLREIIEIDEALCDGCGQCVPACHEGALQIIDQKARLISDLMCDGLGACLGHCPTGAMTVVKREASAYDERKVMENIILGGPNVIKAHLEHMLEHQEFEYYQIALQVLAEQNIAVPSHKQVSEQVSPTSCPGKKEQVLVQDKGERNHLSSDGTAPISALSHWPIQLHLINSANPVFVGADLLLAADCSAFAAADFHSSYLTGKKLLIACPKLDENQDAYVEKLNMLIRYGQLKSLTVLRMEVPCCGGLSKWVKNALAKLKQPIESVEITINKVGEVVTTKAL; encoded by the coding sequence ATGTTACGCGAGATAATAGAAATAGACGAAGCCTTATGCGACGGATGTGGTCAATGTGTGCCAGCTTGCCATGAAGGTGCCTTGCAAATCATCGACCAAAAAGCTCGCCTAATTAGTGACTTAATGTGTGATGGTTTAGGAGCTTGTTTAGGGCATTGTCCCACCGGAGCAATGACAGTGGTAAAGCGTGAAGCTAGCGCTTATGACGAGCGTAAAGTGATGGAAAATATCATATTAGGTGGGCCTAATGTGATTAAAGCGCATCTAGAGCATATGCTTGAGCACCAAGAGTTTGAGTATTACCAAATCGCCTTACAAGTGCTGGCGGAGCAAAATATTGCGGTGCCCTCGCATAAACAAGTATCGGAACAAGTTAGCCCCACTTCATGCCCCGGCAAAAAAGAGCAGGTTCTTGTTCAAGACAAAGGCGAGCGCAACCACCTCTCAAGTGATGGCACCGCACCCATTAGTGCTTTAAGTCATTGGCCAATTCAATTACATCTAATTAATAGCGCCAATCCAGTGTTTGTTGGGGCTGATTTGTTACTCGCCGCAGATTGTAGCGCATTTGCCGCAGCAGACTTTCACAGCAGCTATTTGACAGGCAAAAAACTACTTATTGCTTGCCCAAAACTGGATGAAAACCAAGACGCTTATGTGGAAAAACTCAATATGCTGATTCGCTATGGCCAACTTAAAAGCCTGACAGTTTTACGAATGGAAGTCCCTTGCTGCGGTGGGCTATCTAAGTGGGTGAAAAATGCCTTAGCGAAACTAAAACAACCCATAGAAAGTGTTGAAATTACCATCAATAAGGTGGGAGAGGTGGTCACGACTAAAGCGCTATAA
- a CDS encoding SDR family oxidoreductase, whose protein sequence is MTTKQFTATAWTPEQIGSLVGKTYVITGANSGAGFEACRILLTKGAKVVMLNRNPAKSVAAIKALKAQLGNDVDVSYVQMDLAELDSVRHAAKQVLESTNSIEALICNGAIAQVAKQQFTKDGFESQLGVNHFGHFLLCGLLFERIEASQGRIVVVGSNAYKMGLKKIQFDDLNFDANYTAWNSYAQSKLAQMMFAYELQRRIKATGKLVQVHVCHPGASRTNLLKDTASTFNKILWALLSRVIAQSAEKGAWPEVMCATKQGLEMNKLYGPTKRADTVGPVSECLLDEVALDQQMAQQLWQLSEENTSFSWQL, encoded by the coding sequence ATGACAACGAAACAATTTACAGCTACAGCTTGGACTCCAGAACAGATTGGCTCTCTTGTTGGAAAAACTTACGTGATTACTGGCGCAAATAGCGGTGCGGGCTTTGAAGCTTGTCGCATCCTACTCACTAAAGGCGCAAAAGTAGTGATGTTAAATCGAAACCCAGCTAAATCGGTAGCCGCCATAAAGGCACTAAAAGCGCAACTGGGGAACGATGTGGATGTTAGCTATGTTCAGATGGATCTGGCTGAGTTGGACTCGGTGAGACACGCAGCTAAACAAGTGTTAGAGAGCACCAACAGCATTGAAGCGCTTATTTGTAACGGTGCTATAGCTCAAGTAGCCAAACAACAGTTCACTAAAGACGGCTTTGAAAGCCAATTAGGCGTTAACCATTTTGGCCACTTTCTCCTTTGTGGCTTACTGTTTGAGCGAATTGAAGCATCTCAAGGGCGCATTGTGGTGGTGGGTAGTAACGCTTACAAAATGGGCTTAAAAAAGATTCAATTTGACGACCTTAATTTTGATGCTAACTACACGGCATGGAACTCTTATGCCCAAAGTAAACTGGCGCAGATGATGTTTGCTTACGAGCTACAGCGACGCATCAAAGCCACAGGTAAACTGGTACAAGTTCATGTTTGTCACCCTGGCGCTTCACGAACTAACTTATTAAAAGACACGGCTAGCACCTTTAACAAAATACTCTGGGCACTGCTGTCTAGGGTAATCGCGCAATCTGCCGAAAAAGGCGCTTGGCCTGAGGTGATGTGTGCCACCAAACAAGGACTAGAGATGAACAAACTCTATGGCCCAACCAAGCGCGCCGATACCGTTGGCCCTGTGAGTGAATGTTTATTAGATGAGGTAGCACTTGATCAACAAATGGCGCAGCAACTTTGGCAGTTATCTGAAGAAAACACCTCGTTTAGTTGGCAGCTATAG